From the genome of Ptychodera flava strain L36383 chromosome 20, AS_Pfla_20210202, whole genome shotgun sequence, one region includes:
- the LOC139120113 gene encoding E3 ubiquitin-protein ligase TRIM56-like isoform X2: MAEGGEPISGATEKLMSEIDDKILLCPICMDRFTSPKILPCFHTFCQKCLTDWVQKKEGRLVCPNCKQQWPLPPAGASKIDNNRFLNDLIEVITNFCEDSKKPSCEICQKEAKVWCKDCGQYFCADECLKAHRVVRSLIDHQLMTIEEYNEKINSPHFRVLQPRFCDKHTSTPLDYYCDSCQALTCLKCLVVEHPAPEHKVISIDKALEKYTPQLEGYLTTVEEKISQLKQATVKTNEVLSNLEENRAKSESEINAMTEKIQNEVKREGERLLSDLQGMYKPKRRQIDDHIDVLDFKRGCAESVHSYLSNIMKYGGPVDVMSAKKDIDRHIGEQAKEKETPVKLSSGITFEENVDHIPIHLGCLKSDVALEKTPGQNGSRKGHQRRGSREEQQAAASPATQSVYSQVVATIVPTALKIPGNEPKTAIEGAVKAAGIDYHYKSDGKTILLQGSLEQVTQVNTKLCRLQRGVAKENLPAENTQPTSLPITAMMARPQSPNVGGNNVKGAKTRPGEEGKGGPMIQRLQSVPEGYTAGRPGPSKSLPSSRSLGDLSDDGKGCRICFDDIKDPRALPCNHSFCKACIDQQEKRVGPRCPVCNKSYGTRTGNMPPGEMTHVVQKGSLPGYISCNTIVITYNFKAGTQGAEHPNPGKPYQGTTRTAYLPDNAEGREVLKLLRIAFDRRLTFTIDTSRTTGRRDSIVWNDIRHKTGEQGGAEGYGYPDPGYLARVKDELAALGVK, encoded by the exons ATGGCGGAAGGTGGGGAACCAATCTCAGGTGCTACGGAGAAGTTAATGAGCGAGATCGACGACAAGATCCTTCTTTGTCCGATATGCATGGATCGTTTCACCTCTCCTAAAATTTTGCCGTGTTTTCACACCTTCTGTCAGAAATGTCTGACAGATTGGGTTCAAAAGAAAGAAGGGCGTCTAGTCTGCCCAAACTGCAAACAACAATGGCCTTTGCCCCCAGCAGGCGCGTCAAAAATTGACAACAACCGTTTTTTGAATGACTTGATAGAAGTAATTACAAACTTTTGCGAAGATTCAAAGAAGCCAAGCTGTGAAATTTGCCAGAAAGAAGCGAAAGTGTGGTGTAAAGATTGTGGCCAATATTTCTGCGCAGACGAGTGTCTCAAAGCACACAGAGTCGTGAGGTCATTAATAGATCACCAACTTATGACTATAGAGGAGTACAATGAGAAAATAAATTCGCCACACTTCAGAGTCCTGCAGCCTAGATTCTGCGATAAACATACCAGTACTCCGTTAGATTACTATTGCGATTCCTGCCAGGCTTTAACCTGTCTCAAGTGCCTGGTAGTTGAACATCCAGCGCCAGAGCACAAAGTAATCTCCATCGATAAAGCTTTAGAAAAGTATACACCGCAACTAGAAGGTTACCTCACCACCGTCGAAGAAAAGATTAGTCAGTTGAAACAGGCGACGGTTAAGACGAATGAAGTGTTGAGTAACTTAGAAGAGAACAGAGCAAAATCCGAAAGTGAAATAAACGCAATGACcgagaaaattcaaaatgaagttAAGAGAGAGGGTGAAAGGTTATTGAGCGATTTGCAGGGCATGTACAAACCAAAACGACGGCAAATTGATGATCACATAGACGTGTTGGATTTTAAACGTGGTTGTGCAGAAAGTGTGCACTCCTATCTCAGTAATATCATGAAGTATGGGGGACCGGTTGATGTCATGTCGGCAAAGAAGGACATCGACCGCCATATTGGGGAGCAGGCGAAAGAAAAGGAAACACCAGTGAAGCTGTCGAGTGGAAtcacttttgaagaaaatgtcGATCACATACCGATACATCTGGGATGCCTCAAGTCAGATGTGGCCTTAGAAAAG ACACCTGGTCAAAATGGTTCTAGAAAGGGTCATCAAAGACGTGGGTCCCGTGAAGAACAACAAGCCGCTGCTTCTCCAGCGACTCAG AGTGTTTACAGCCAAGTAGTCGCGACCATCGTCCCAACCGCGTTGAAAATACCTGGCAACGAACCGAAAACggccatagagggcgctgtaaAAGCTGCAGGGATAGACTACCACTACAAGAGTGACGGCAAAACCATACTCTTGCAGGGGAGTTTAGAGCAAGTTACCCAAGTAAACACCAAATTATGTCGTCTGCAAAGAGGTGTGGCGAAAGAAAATCTGCCAG CCGAAAACACTCAGCCCACCAGTCTACCGATAACTGCAATGATGGCCAGACCTCAATCACCAAACGTTGGCGGCAACAACGTCAAGGGCGCGAAAACCAGGCCAGGGGAAGAGGGTAAGGGAGGTCCCATGATTCAACGTTTACAGTCCGTTCCCGAGGGATACACGGCGGGAAGGCCTGGACCATCAAAGTCTTTACCGTCGTCGCGTTCCCTTGGAGACCTCAGCGACGACGGTAAAGGATGCCGCATATGTTTCGACGACATCAAAGACCCGAGAGCATTACCTTGTAATCACTCTTTCTGCAAGGCGTGCATCGATCAACAAGAAAAGAGGGTGGGACCGCGCTGTCCGGTATGTAATAAATCGTACGGAACTAGGACTGGAAATATGCCGCCCGGCGAGATGACTCACGTGGTGCAGAAGGGCAGCCTACCAGGGTATATTTCCTGCAACACTATTGTTATAACATACAATTTCAAGGCAGGAACGCAAGGG GCGGAACATCCGAACCCAGGGAAGCCATACCAGGGCACAACTCGCACTGCGTATCTTCCTGACAACGCTGAAGGACGTGAAGTGTTGAAGCTGTTAAGAATCGCTTTCGACCGCCGCCTCACCTTTACCATTGACACTTCGAGGACAACGGGAAGGCGTGACTCTATCGTCTGGAACGATATTCGTCACAAAACAGGAGAGCAGGGCGGAGCAGAGGG gTACGGGTACCCGGATCCTGGATATTTGGCAAGAGTGAAAGATGAACTGGCTGCACTAGGGgtcaaatag
- the LOC139120113 gene encoding E3 ubiquitin-protein ligase TRIM56-like isoform X1 yields MAEGGEPISGATEKLMSEIDDKILLCPICMDRFTSPKILPCFHTFCQKCLTDWVQKKEGRLVCPNCKQQWPLPPAGASKIDNNRFLNDLIEVITNFCEDSKKPSCEICQKEAKVWCKDCGQYFCADECLKAHRVVRSLIDHQLMTIEEYNEKINSPHFRVLQPRFCDKHTSTPLDYYCDSCQALTCLKCLVVEHPAPEHKVISIDKALEKYTPQLEGYLTTVEEKISQLKQATVKTNEVLSNLEENRAKSESEINAMTEKIQNEVKREGERLLSDLQGMYKPKRRQIDDHIDVLDFKRGCAESVHSYLSNIMKYGGPVDVMSAKKDIDRHIGEQAKEKETPVKLSSGITFEENVDHIPIHLGCLKSDVALEKASKLQTPGQNGSRKGHQRRGSREEQQAAASPATQSVYSQVVATIVPTALKIPGNEPKTAIEGAVKAAGIDYHYKSDGKTILLQGSLEQVTQVNTKLCRLQRGVAKENLPAENTQPTSLPITAMMARPQSPNVGGNNVKGAKTRPGEEGKGGPMIQRLQSVPEGYTAGRPGPSKSLPSSRSLGDLSDDGKGCRICFDDIKDPRALPCNHSFCKACIDQQEKRVGPRCPVCNKSYGTRTGNMPPGEMTHVVQKGSLPGYISCNTIVITYNFKAGTQGAEHPNPGKPYQGTTRTAYLPDNAEGREVLKLLRIAFDRRLTFTIDTSRTTGRRDSIVWNDIRHKTGEQGGAEGYGYPDPGYLARVKDELAALGVK; encoded by the exons ATGGCGGAAGGTGGGGAACCAATCTCAGGTGCTACGGAGAAGTTAATGAGCGAGATCGACGACAAGATCCTTCTTTGTCCGATATGCATGGATCGTTTCACCTCTCCTAAAATTTTGCCGTGTTTTCACACCTTCTGTCAGAAATGTCTGACAGATTGGGTTCAAAAGAAAGAAGGGCGTCTAGTCTGCCCAAACTGCAAACAACAATGGCCTTTGCCCCCAGCAGGCGCGTCAAAAATTGACAACAACCGTTTTTTGAATGACTTGATAGAAGTAATTACAAACTTTTGCGAAGATTCAAAGAAGCCAAGCTGTGAAATTTGCCAGAAAGAAGCGAAAGTGTGGTGTAAAGATTGTGGCCAATATTTCTGCGCAGACGAGTGTCTCAAAGCACACAGAGTCGTGAGGTCATTAATAGATCACCAACTTATGACTATAGAGGAGTACAATGAGAAAATAAATTCGCCACACTTCAGAGTCCTGCAGCCTAGATTCTGCGATAAACATACCAGTACTCCGTTAGATTACTATTGCGATTCCTGCCAGGCTTTAACCTGTCTCAAGTGCCTGGTAGTTGAACATCCAGCGCCAGAGCACAAAGTAATCTCCATCGATAAAGCTTTAGAAAAGTATACACCGCAACTAGAAGGTTACCTCACCACCGTCGAAGAAAAGATTAGTCAGTTGAAACAGGCGACGGTTAAGACGAATGAAGTGTTGAGTAACTTAGAAGAGAACAGAGCAAAATCCGAAAGTGAAATAAACGCAATGACcgagaaaattcaaaatgaagttAAGAGAGAGGGTGAAAGGTTATTGAGCGATTTGCAGGGCATGTACAAACCAAAACGACGGCAAATTGATGATCACATAGACGTGTTGGATTTTAAACGTGGTTGTGCAGAAAGTGTGCACTCCTATCTCAGTAATATCATGAAGTATGGGGGACCGGTTGATGTCATGTCGGCAAAGAAGGACATCGACCGCCATATTGGGGAGCAGGCGAAAGAAAAGGAAACACCAGTGAAGCTGTCGAGTGGAAtcacttttgaagaaaatgtcGATCACATACCGATACATCTGGGATGCCTCAAGTCAGATGTGGCCTTAGAAAAG GCTTCAAAATTGCAGACACCTGGTCAAAATGGTTCTAGAAAGGGTCATCAAAGACGTGGGTCCCGTGAAGAACAACAAGCCGCTGCTTCTCCAGCGACTCAG AGTGTTTACAGCCAAGTAGTCGCGACCATCGTCCCAACCGCGTTGAAAATACCTGGCAACGAACCGAAAACggccatagagggcgctgtaaAAGCTGCAGGGATAGACTACCACTACAAGAGTGACGGCAAAACCATACTCTTGCAGGGGAGTTTAGAGCAAGTTACCCAAGTAAACACCAAATTATGTCGTCTGCAAAGAGGTGTGGCGAAAGAAAATCTGCCAG CCGAAAACACTCAGCCCACCAGTCTACCGATAACTGCAATGATGGCCAGACCTCAATCACCAAACGTTGGCGGCAACAACGTCAAGGGCGCGAAAACCAGGCCAGGGGAAGAGGGTAAGGGAGGTCCCATGATTCAACGTTTACAGTCCGTTCCCGAGGGATACACGGCGGGAAGGCCTGGACCATCAAAGTCTTTACCGTCGTCGCGTTCCCTTGGAGACCTCAGCGACGACGGTAAAGGATGCCGCATATGTTTCGACGACATCAAAGACCCGAGAGCATTACCTTGTAATCACTCTTTCTGCAAGGCGTGCATCGATCAACAAGAAAAGAGGGTGGGACCGCGCTGTCCGGTATGTAATAAATCGTACGGAACTAGGACTGGAAATATGCCGCCCGGCGAGATGACTCACGTGGTGCAGAAGGGCAGCCTACCAGGGTATATTTCCTGCAACACTATTGTTATAACATACAATTTCAAGGCAGGAACGCAAGGG GCGGAACATCCGAACCCAGGGAAGCCATACCAGGGCACAACTCGCACTGCGTATCTTCCTGACAACGCTGAAGGACGTGAAGTGTTGAAGCTGTTAAGAATCGCTTTCGACCGCCGCCTCACCTTTACCATTGACACTTCGAGGACAACGGGAAGGCGTGACTCTATCGTCTGGAACGATATTCGTCACAAAACAGGAGAGCAGGGCGGAGCAGAGGG gTACGGGTACCCGGATCCTGGATATTTGGCAAGAGTGAAAGATGAACTGGCTGCACTAGGGgtcaaatag